GGGGAGAACCCGCGCGCATCCCGTGCCTCCACGGGCGTCCCCGCCTTGACGAGCCCCGCCACCAGGTCCGTTTCACCCGCGCGGGCGGCGGCCAGCAGGTAGCGCTCGGCGTCGCTGGTCGCCAGCAGCCGTCCCTGGGGCGCGGGCGTCGTGCGCAGGGACATCCACGCGGCCGTCAGCACGCCGCCGCCCAGCATCATCAGCGCCAGGGTTCCCAACAGCAGTTTGCGAATCATGTCGGACTCCAGAAGCGAAGGTGCTGCTCCCGCTGAGGGAAGACCGGGACGCGACGACGGCGGCGTGAGGGGGAGACTCGCCACCCGGTGACATCACGCCCCGGCCTTCTCGCAGGGAGAGCGGCGGAGTGGGGCCGGCCCCTGGCGAACGGCGCGCCAGGGACCGGAGCCAGGGGAACTCAGCGGGCGGCGAGCGGGGCCACGGCGGCCTTGGCGTCGTCCACCTTCACGTTGACCGCCTTGGCCAGGCGGGTGCCGTAGTCGGCGTTGGCCATGAAGAAGTGGCCCACCATGCGCGCCTTGATCTTCGCGTCACGCACCTGGTTCAGGTCGGCGGCCAGGTTCTTGATGAGGCGGTCCTTCCCGCCCGCGTCGAGCGCGGCGTAGAAGGCGCCCGCCTGGGCGAAGTTGTCCGTCTTCTCGATGCCGCGCTGCTGCGTGGTGCCACTGAGCGCCGCGTTGGAGAAGAGGAACTCGGGCGCGTCCTGCGTCTCCCGGGTGACGCTGGGCTCGTAGTTCACGTCCGACTTCGTGTTGGCGGAGTTCATGCTGCCCGCCTGGCTGTTGTTGTTCACCGCCGCGCGCGCCTTGTTGATGGGCAGCGACTGGTAGTTGGCGCCAATGCGGTAGCGCTGCGTGTCCGCGTAGGAGAAGAGGCGACCCTGCAGGAGCCGGTCCTCGGAGGGCTCGATGCCCGGCGGCTGCACGCCCGGGGAGAAGGCCGCCTGCTCCGTCTCCTCGAAGAAGTTGTCCGGCATCTTGTTGAGCGTGAACTTGCCCAGCTTGATGGACGGCACCTGGGCCTCGGGCCAGAGCTTCGTCGCGTCGAGCGGGTCGAAGCTGAACTTATCCAGCTCCTTGGGGTCCAGCACCTGCACGCTCAGCTCCCACGAGGGGAACTTGCCCGCGCCAATGGACGCGTAGAGGTCCGAGGTGGCGTGCTGGTGGTCCTGCCCGACCACCCGCGTGGCCTCGTCGGCGGTGAGGCTCTTCACGCCCTGCTGCGAGGCCCAGTTGAACTTCACGTACTTGTACTCACCCTTCGCGTTGACCAACTTGAAGGAGTGGACGCCGTGCCCGTTCATCTGGCGGTAGTTCGCCGGGATGCCGATGTCCGAGTACACCTGCGTGAGCATGTGCGTCGACTCGGGCTGGTGCGAGAAGAAGTCGAAGAAGCGGTTCGGGTCCTGCTTGTTGGTGATGGGCGACGGCTTCAGCGAGTGCACCATGTCCGGGAACTTGATGGCGTCGCGGATGAAGAAGATGGGCAGGTTGTTGCCCACCAGGTCCCAGTTGCCCTCGTCCGTGTAGAACTTGAGCGCGAAGCCGCGAGGATCGCGCAGCGTCTCCGGCGAACCGGACGGATGGATGACCGTGGAGAAGCGCACGAACATCGGCGTCTTCTTGCCCTTGGCGGAGAAGATCGACGCGCGCGTCAGCTTGGAGAAGTCGCCGTAGCTTTCGAAGGTGCCGTACGCGCCGGTGCCGCGTGCATGGACCACGCGCTCGGGGATGCGCTCGCGGTCAAAGCGCGCCAGCTTTTCGATGAGATGGAAGTCCTCCAGCAGGATGCCGCCACGGGGGCCCGCCGTTTTGGAGCTCTGGTTGGTCCCAACGGGAGAGCCGGTATCCGTCGTGAGGGGAGGCGGCGTGGCGGCAACAGCGGCCGAGCCGCCAAGAAGCATGGCCGACAGCAGCAGGGAGCGGGTCTGCAAGGGATTCTCCGTGTCTTGGGGGATGAGACGACCCCTACCAAAGCACTCCTCATGCCGTTGCTTCGTGAGCAATAAAGTCAGTGACTTACGAGTGGTGTTCAAGCGACATCACCGAAGTATCGGTGGAATCACCGCTCCGTCGGTGGCCCCGTTCACCGCCCCATCGGTGCTGTGAGCCGCGAACCGGTAATGCGGTGCGGCAACGCTCCAGGGGTGTGTATCGGCGCTACCGGCTTCCGCCCGGGCGGGTAAGGTGCGCTCATGCCAGGCCCGTTCATTGAAGATGCGCGAATCGATCATGCGCGCAAGCTGGCGGACGAAATCGTCAACCCGATCTTCGACCTCATCCGCCGTAACACCACTGTTTCGACCGAGCGCACCGTGTTGCGCTTCTTTGGAATCTCCGGAGCTGGCGCGCGAGGCGTGCCGCTTGCCAACCTGATGGTGGACAAGCTGAAGGCCGCCGGGGTGCTCAACAAGGGCGCCGCCTATTGGTACGGCCGTGCGCTGGAGCTGGGGGCGAAGAGCCCGCTGGAGGCCGTGGAGCGGCTGACGGCGCTTCCCACCGAGAAGCTCGCGCCCCTGTCCGCCGAGAAGGAGCACAACCTCCGCGAAGAGGTCCGCGCCGAGGCGCGCGCCGCGATGGAGGACTTGAAGGCGCGCATCGCGCAGCGCGACGCATTGCAGAAGCAGTTCCCCATGCCGCCCGCGCCGCACAAGTACGTCATCGTGGCCACGGGCAACATCTACGACGACGTGGACCAGGCGCGCGCGGCGGCCCAGGCGGGCGCGGACGTCATCGCCGTCATCCGCTCCACGGCCCAGTCGCTGCTGGACTACGTCCCGCACGGCGCGACCACGGAAGGCTACGGCGGCACCTACGCCACCCAGGAGAACTTCCGCATCATGCGCGAGGCCCTGGATGACGAGAGCCGCAAGCAGAAGCGCTACATCCAGTTGACCAACTACTCGTCCGGCCTCTGCATGTCGGAGATCGCGTTCTGCGCGGCCTACGAGAAGCTGGACATGCTGCTCAACGACGCGATGTACGGAATCCTCTTCCGTGACATCAACATGCGGCGCACGTTCATCGACCAGTACTTCAGCCGCCGCATCTGCGCCCTGGCCGGCATCATCATCAACACCGGCGAGGACAACTACATCACCACGGCGGACGCGTACGACGCGGCCCACACCGTCATCGCCAGCCAGTTCATCAACGAGTGCTTCGCCAAGCGCGCGGGCCTCAAGGACTGGCAGTTGGGCATTGGCCACGCGTACGAAATCGACCCGTACCGCGAGGACACGCTCCTGTTGGAGCTGTCGCAGGCCATGCTGGTGCGCCGCTGCTTCCCGGACGCGCCGCTGAAGTACATGCCGCCCACCAAGCACAAGGAGACGGACATCTTCTTCAGCCACGCATACGACGTGATGGCGAACCTGGTGGCCATGTGGACGCGGCAGGGCATCCAACTCCTGGGCATGATGACGGAGGCCATGCACACGCCGCTGCTCGCGGACCGCTACGTGGCGCTCAAGTCCGCGGCCTACATCCACCGCGCGGCGCGGGGCATCGACGAGGAGTTCACCGTTCGCGAGGACGGGAAGATCGCCAACCGGGCTCGCGAGGTCTTCGCCCGGGCGGAGCAGCTCCTCCAGGAGTGCCGTGACGAGGGCATGGTGACCGCCATCGGCCGGGGCCACTTCGGTGACGTGAAGCGCGAGGAGACCGGCGGCAAGGGCCTGGACGGCGTGCTGGAGAAGGCGCCGGATTACTTCAACCCGTTCCTCGACCTCCTGGAGGCGCAGTGATGCTCGGTTCAGTGCTTGCCATGGTTCTCTCCGCGGGCGGCTCCGCGGACGCGCTGGCGCAGGTCCAGGTGAAGAACATCTCCCTCAGCGTTCCCGCGTCGTGGAGCCGCGCGGAAGAGGAGGGGACGTTCAAGTTCCAGGCGCCCAGCGGGGATGCGTACTTCCTGGTGGACGTGGGCGCCGTGCAGACGGCCGGCATGAAGGCCCAGACGTGCGTGGACAAGATTGTCGCGTCCATTGGCGGAAAGGGCTGGGAGCGCTTGAAGGTGGGCGCCCAGCCGGCGGCGAAGCGTCAGGAGACGGACGTGGCGCCGGATGGCAGTGGCGCGGTGGATTCCGTGACGTATGTGGGCTGCGACGGGAAGACGACGTGGTCGGTCATCTTCTATCTGGAGCAGACGAAGCAGGAGCGGTTCGCGCCGCTGGCCCAGAAGGTGGGCACCAGCGTCAAGATTCAGCGGGCCCGGGGGAAGTGAACCGATGGTGAAGCCGAGCAAGCAGATCATCCGTCCCTACGGCGACCGGCGGGACGACGGCGTGGTGCAGTTGTCGTTCACCCTGCCGGTGCCGCTGTCCGAAAAGGCCAAGGAGGCCGCCGCCGTCTTCACGAAGAAGATGGGGTTCTCCGACGTGAAGGTGGCCGCCGCCGAGCGCGCCGCGGACAGCTACACGTTCTTCGTCGTCTACGCGCGGTCGTCCGTCGCGCTGGACTACTCCGAAATCGACGTGCCCGAAGTCGTCGTGAAGAAGATGTCCTTCGACGACCTCAACGCCTTCATCAAGGAGAAGGTGAAGCGGCGCATCGTGGTGTTCGGCGCCTGCACGGGCACGGACACGCACACGGTGGGCATCGACGCCATCCTCAACATGAAGGGCTACGCGGGCGACTACGGCTTGGAGCGCTACGCGTGGTTCGAGGCCTTCAACCTGGGCAGCCAGGTGCCGAACGAGGACCTCATCAAGAAGGCCATGGCGCGCAACGCGGACGCCATCCTGGTGAGCCAGGTCGTCACCCAGCGTGACGTGCACAAGGACAACTCGCGGCACTTCATCGAGGCGGCGAAGGCCGCGGGCATCCACGGCAAGGTCCAGCTCCTGCTGGGCGGGCCCCGCGTGGACCACAAGCTGGCGCTGGAGCTGGGCTTCGACGCCGGCTTCGGGCCTGGCACCAAGCCGTCCGACGTGGCGAACTACATCGTCCATGCGCTGCTCAAGAAGGAAGGCAAGGAGCCGCAGGACGCGCACTACCAGGGGGAGCCCCAGTGAGCACGGGAACGAAGGCGGTCATCCGGCTGCGCATGAGCAGCCACGACGCGCACTACGGCGGCAACCTGGTGGACGGCGCGCGCATGCTGGGGCTCTTTGGCGACGTGGCCACGGAGCTGTGCATCCGCAGCGACGGCGACGAGGGCCTGTTCCGCGCCTACGACGCCGTGGAGTTCCTGGCCCCGGTGTACGCGGGGGACTTCATCGAGGCGGAGGGTGAAATCGTCAGCGCGGGCAACACGTCGCGCAAGATGCGCTTCGAGGCGCGCAAGGTCATCAAGCCGCGGCCGGACGTGAATGACTCGGCGGCGGACGTCCTGGCGGAGCCGGTGGTGGTGTGCCGGGCCACGGGGACGTGCGTGGTGCCCAAGGACAAGCAGCGGGGGGCGAAATGAGCGCGCCCATGGTCATCACCGCGGCCATGGTGGGCGCGGAGACGACGCGCGAGCAGACACCGCACCTGCCCATCACCGCGGAGGAGATCGCCGAGGACGCCGTGCGCTGCCGTGAGGCGGGCGCGGCGATGGTGCACCTGCACGTGCGCACGGCGGACGGCAAGCCGTCGCAGGACGCGGAGCTGTTCCGCGCGGCCATCCGCGCCATCCGCAAGCGCACGGACGTGCTCATCCAGACGTCCACGGGCGGCGCGGTGGGCATGACGGTGGACCAGCGCTGCGGGCCGCTGACGCTCACCGGCGAGGACCGGCCGGACATGGCCACCTTGACGACGGGCACGGTGAACTTCGGCGAGGACGTCTTCTGGAATCCCCGGCCGCTGGTGCGCGACATCGCCAGGCGCATCCGGGATGCCGGGCTGCGGCCGGAGCTGGAGTGCTTCGACGTGGGCATGATTGACGAGGCCCGTTACCTGGCGAAGGAAGGGCTGGTGGACCTGCCGGCGCACTTCGACTTCGTGCTCGGGGTGCCGGGCACGTTGCAGCCGCGTCCGGAGGTGCTGGACTTCATGATCGCCTCGCTGCCGGAAGGCTCCACCTGGACGGTGGCGGGCGTGGGGCGGCACCAGCTTGCCTACGTGGACGAGGCGGCGAAGCGGGGCGGCAACGCGCGCGTGGGCCTGGAGGACAACATCTACGTGTCCAAGGGCGTGCTCGCGAAGGGCAACTGGGAGCTCGTCGCGGAGGCGGTGAAGCGCGCGCGGGCCCACGGCCGGGAGCCGGCGACGCCGGAGCAGGCGCGCAAGCTGTTGCGGTTGTCGTAGCACCGTCGAGCGTGATGGCCGCCGCCCGAGTCCTGCCGGGCGGCGCCCTTCACCGGAGTACTGACGCTTGGTGCCAAGTTGTCAGCTAGGCTCGCTTTCCATGGAAAAGCGGAGCGCAGGACTTGGCCTCTCGTGCCTCTTTGCCGTCGTGTCGCTGGGCTGTGCCAGCAGTAGCGCCACCAGCACGACGCTCCAACGCGATGCCTATGCCCTGGCGTCTTGCACCGACACGGTGTCGTGCTGCCTCCAGCGCAACCCGGGAATGCCCGAAGCGTGCGGCCTTTCGGCGAGCGAGGCGGCATCGCATCTGGCCGGCGTCAAGATGGCCATGGAGGCGACGGACGACGCGCCCTCCGTAGATGATGCTCACAACGCAGAGCTGCCCGAGTGGAAGCGCCGCTGCATTTCGACATATGCCGAGTGCAAAAACGACGATTGGCGGGGGCCTGCTACGCCTGCTTTCGCTACTGCGAGGGGCAGCAGGAGTGGCCCCTCAACAAGTGTCGCCCGCGCACGGGCAAGAGGTAATCGCTCATGACCGACGATCTCGAATGGGAGCCAGTTCGCGCGCTGGCACGGCGAATCCGAAGCGGGGAGTCGCTGACGCTGACGGACGAGGTGAAAGCGCTGTTGATACGAACCGCTCCCGAAGTGGGCATCAGCGCCGCCGATGCCACTCAAGCACTCGGCTCGCGCGCCAGTGCGGAAGCGCTGCTCCTGGAGTGCGCGCGTCGCATCAAGGAGGGCTCGGATCGCATCGTGGACGCGCTCTATCGCGCCAAGCGCTATCGGCAGGCGGGGGACTACGACAATGCCCGGCAGGAAATGCGCGATGTGCTCGCCGTCGAAGTGGTGCCGCTCTACCGCGAGATAGCGGAAGGCCAGCTCGAGGACCTGGCAGATGCGCCGTAGCGCGGGCCTCGCAGGGACAAGAGGAGATGGGCATGTTCCGAAGCGCTCGATTGGGACCTGGTCCAAGCGCTGGCTCGGCGTGTTGATGGATTGCTCGAATCCTGTCCAGCGGCGCCCGATGCCCGATTGTCCGGGATGCGCGGGTTTCGCTAGCTTGCCGCGGCCATGCGAACACCGTCTACGCCGCCCGAGCCGTTGTCTCAGGTCAAGAAGCTCACCATCGCCCTCGCCGCTTTCGGGGCCTGGCGCTCGTCGCGGTGGTGGCTGTGGCGGTGGCCGCGGGAACCGCGCCCATGGGCTGGATGCGGACCACGGACGTGGGACAGCTTCCGGAGTTGACCGCCATCCAGGCGCAGTTGTCGTCCCTCGACGCGTGCGAGATGCAGTACGGGAGTCGAAGTCGCGCGAACAGGGTGGGCTCGACGGGTTCTCATAAGACGATTCGGGTCGTGCCCTGCGGGACTCACTCTGCCTTTGGGATCTCCGTCGGGGTGCCGCAGGCGCTGCAGGCGCGCGGTGTCGCCTTCAACCTGAAGCGGGACTCCGTGAAAGCGCCTTGGAAGATCCTGATCGAGAAGGAGGAGACGGCGTTCCCCGCGCTCAAGCAGTCGCTCGAACAGCTCACGCCCCTGCTGCTCACGCAGTATCCGATCGAGCGTCAGCGTGACGCCGACGAGCGGGCGCGGTCGGCACGCGACTGGGCGGCGTACAAGGATGCGGAGCGCGCTCGCAAAGAAGCGGCG
This genomic window from Myxococcus hansupus contains:
- a CDS encoding 3-keto-5-aminohexanoate cleavage protein, which encodes MSAPMVITAAMVGAETTREQTPHLPITAEEIAEDAVRCREAGAAMVHLHVRTADGKPSQDAELFRAAIRAIRKRTDVLIQTSTGGAVGMTVDQRCGPLTLTGEDRPDMATLTTGTVNFGEDVFWNPRPLVRDIARRIRDAGLRPELECFDVGMIDEARYLAKEGLVDLPAHFDFVLGVPGTLQPRPEVLDFMIASLPEGSTWTVAGVGRHQLAYVDEAAKRGGNARVGLEDNIYVSKGVLAKGNWELVAEAVKRARAHGREPATPEQARKLLRLS
- a CDS encoding catalase; the encoded protein is MQTRSLLLSAMLLGGSAAVAATPPPLTTDTGSPVGTNQSSKTAGPRGGILLEDFHLIEKLARFDRERIPERVVHARGTGAYGTFESYGDFSKLTRASIFSAKGKKTPMFVRFSTVIHPSGSPETLRDPRGFALKFYTDEGNWDLVGNNLPIFFIRDAIKFPDMVHSLKPSPITNKQDPNRFFDFFSHQPESTHMLTQVYSDIGIPANYRQMNGHGVHSFKLVNAKGEYKYVKFNWASQQGVKSLTADEATRVVGQDHQHATSDLYASIGAGKFPSWELSVQVLDPKELDKFSFDPLDATKLWPEAQVPSIKLGKFTLNKMPDNFFEETEQAAFSPGVQPPGIEPSEDRLLQGRLFSYADTQRYRIGANYQSLPINKARAAVNNNSQAGSMNSANTKSDVNYEPSVTRETQDAPEFLFSNAALSGTTQQRGIEKTDNFAQAGAFYAALDAGGKDRLIKNLAADLNQVRDAKIKARMVGHFFMANADYGTRLAKAVNVKVDDAKAAVAPLAAR
- a CDS encoding DUSAM domain-containing protein, which codes for MTDDLEWEPVRALARRIRSGESLTLTDEVKALLIRTAPEVGISAADATQALGSRASAEALLLECARRIKEGSDRIVDALYRAKRYRQAGDYDNARQEMRDVLAVEVVPLYREIAEGQLEDLADAP
- a CDS encoding OAM dimerization domain-containing protein, whose amino-acid sequence is MVKPSKQIIRPYGDRRDDGVVQLSFTLPVPLSEKAKEAAAVFTKKMGFSDVKVAAAERAADSYTFFVVYARSSVALDYSEIDVPEVVVKKMSFDDLNAFIKEKVKRRIVVFGACTGTDTHTVGIDAILNMKGYAGDYGLERYAWFEAFNLGSQVPNEDLIKKAMARNADAILVSQVVTQRDVHKDNSRHFIEAAKAAGIHGKVQLLLGGPRVDHKLALELGFDAGFGPGTKPSDVANYIVHALLKKEGKEPQDAHYQGEPQ
- a CDS encoding lysine 5,6-aminomutase subunit alpha; protein product: MPGPFIEDARIDHARKLADEIVNPIFDLIRRNTTVSTERTVLRFFGISGAGARGVPLANLMVDKLKAAGVLNKGAAYWYGRALELGAKSPLEAVERLTALPTEKLAPLSAEKEHNLREEVRAEARAAMEDLKARIAQRDALQKQFPMPPAPHKYVIVATGNIYDDVDQARAAAQAGADVIAVIRSTAQSLLDYVPHGATTEGYGGTYATQENFRIMREALDDESRKQKRYIQLTNYSSGLCMSEIAFCAAYEKLDMLLNDAMYGILFRDINMRRTFIDQYFSRRICALAGIIINTGEDNYITTADAYDAAHTVIASQFINECFAKRAGLKDWQLGIGHAYEIDPYREDTLLLELSQAMLVRRCFPDAPLKYMPPTKHKETDIFFSHAYDVMANLVAMWTRQGIQLLGMMTEAMHTPLLADRYVALKSAAYIHRAARGIDEEFTVREDGKIANRAREVFARAEQLLQECRDEGMVTAIGRGHFGDVKREETGGKGLDGVLEKAPDYFNPFLDLLEAQ
- a CDS encoding hotdog domain-containing protein, yielding MSSHDAHYGGNLVDGARMLGLFGDVATELCIRSDGDEGLFRAYDAVEFLAPVYAGDFIEAEGEIVSAGNTSRKMRFEARKVIKPRPDVNDSAADVLAEPVVVCRATGTCVVPKDKQRGAK